In the Prionailurus bengalensis isolate Pbe53 unplaced genomic scaffold, Fcat_Pben_1.1_paternal_pri Un_scaffold_100, whole genome shotgun sequence genome, one interval contains:
- the LOC122478589 gene encoding heat shock transcription factor, X-linked member 3-like produces MASQSAKEIPKGKLAPSDDGEPAPELPSSSSQDPNLDSGEILVMNRDQAVIQDPGPQDNPQPQAPNQGAANVGENNSILGLSFPRKLWMILEDNTFTSVRWNDAGDTVIIDEDLFRREVLHRRGAERIFETDSLKTFIRLLNLYGFSKIRATDPWGIQSPGNKRMLIYRNANFQRDKPFLLRNIQRKSDLRVTTTWLGTPVHQLQRERSRWQQQDSPHESITRNPPTTTRRSSAQPQMLRVPVAASPSPSLAFGL; encoded by the exons ATGGCTAGTCAGAGTGCTAAGGAGATACCCAAAGGGAAGCTGGCCCCATCTGATGATGGAGAGCCAGCACCAGAATTACCATCTAGTTCATCCCAGGATCCAAATTTGGATTCCGGGGAGATTTTGGTGATGAATAGGGACCAAGCAGTGATCCAAGATCCAGGCCCCCAAGACAACCCACAACCACAGGCCCCAAACCAAGGCGCTGCCAACGTGGGAGAAAACAACAGTATTCTTGGGCTCTCCTTCCCAAGAAAGCTTTGGATGATCCTGGAGGACAACACCTTCACGTCCGTGCGCTGGAACGATGCCGGGGACACCGTGATCATCGACGAAGACCTTTTCCGGAGGGAGGTTCTTCACCGCAGAGGCGCGGAGAGAATCTTTGAAACTGACAGCTTGAAGACTTTCATCCGCCTGCTGAACCTGTACGGCTTCAGCAAAATACGCGCAACCGACCCTTGGGGGATTCAGTCCCCAGGGAATAAGAGAATGCTG ATTTACCGCAACGCCAACTTTCAGAGAGACAAGCCTTTCCTGCTCAGGAACATTCAGAGGAAAAGTGACCTGAGAGTCACCACCACCTGGCTAGGCACACCAGTGCACCAACTCCAAAGAGAAAGAAGCCGGTGGCAGCAACAAGACAGTCCCCACGAATCCATCACGAGGAACCCGCCAACGACGACAAGACGGTCCTCGGCGCAGCCCCAAATGCTCAGGGTCCCAGTGGCAGCCAGTCCTTCGCCTTCTCTGGCATTTGGTCTCTGA